A single Notoacmeibacter ruber DNA region contains:
- a CDS encoding TRAP transporter small permease subunit, which translates to MLITRLIDGVDEIVGRIVSIVAIIFAGIIIYEVFMRYVVGAPTRWAFDVTKQLYGFYFILLGGYALRHQAHVKVDIVTHRLRHNARRWTEIIGYFIFFFPFAWVFMTRSYEFAMTSFNQGEVTYGAVQLPVYPLKMAVFVGAVLLLVQGVSEVLKLLLKKADHLEPMEPLDVR; encoded by the coding sequence TTGCTGATTACTCGCCTGATCGATGGCGTCGATGAGATCGTCGGCCGCATCGTTTCGATTGTCGCGATCATATTTGCCGGGATCATCATCTACGAAGTTTTCATGCGCTATGTGGTGGGCGCGCCCACCCGCTGGGCCTTCGACGTGACGAAACAGCTTTATGGGTTCTACTTTATCCTGCTGGGCGGCTATGCTCTCCGCCACCAGGCCCACGTCAAGGTCGACATCGTTACGCACCGGCTGCGTCATAATGCGCGGCGCTGGACCGAAATCATCGGTTACTTCATCTTCTTTTTTCCGTTTGCCTGGGTCTTCATGACACGAAGCTATGAGTTCGCAATGACCTCGTTCAACCAGGGCGAAGTGACCTATGGCGCCGTCCAACTGCCGGTCTATCCACTCAAGATGGCAGTTTTCGTCGGCGCTGTCCTACTTCTGGTTCAAGGCGTTTCGGAAGTTCTCAAATTGCTGCTGAAAAAAGCGGATCACCTGGAACCCATGGAGCCGCTCGATGTCCGGTGA
- a CDS encoding TRAP transporter large permease, which produces MSGETIALIMSGLLLLGLFMGHPLAFVLGGTAVLGALIAGKPMVLGIVINRIFGDVLDNYVLIAIPLFILMARFLSDSGVTDKMFEALRHLMARVSGGLGLAVVFISILLAATTGIIGASITVMGVMALRPMLQYGYDKRLATGLIASSGCLGILIPPSIMLILMASYAPGLSVGQLFAGAMLPGVLLGLMYAAYVTFIAWFKPQWAPPVTEEEQIERGALWRMLILEAIPPLVLILGILGTLLAGVATATEASAIGAFLALLIVVMRGRFEWSNFFSALRETARTSAMILFIVVGATAFTGVFNITGGLRASQELIRGLAEDPYMLVAVMLVVVFILGMFLDWTGIVLLSFPIFLPLVNEMQVDPLWFVVLTAVVLQTSFLSPPFGYALFYMRAIAPPEVSTGDIIRGVAPFIGLIILMCALMIFFPGLVTWLPERLYGG; this is translated from the coding sequence ATGTCCGGTGAAACCATCGCCCTCATCATGTCCGGGCTCTTGCTGCTCGGGCTGTTCATGGGCCACCCGCTCGCCTTTGTGCTGGGGGGCACTGCTGTCCTTGGAGCATTGATCGCGGGCAAGCCGATGGTGCTTGGCATCGTCATCAACCGCATCTTCGGCGACGTGCTCGACAACTACGTGCTGATCGCCATTCCTCTCTTCATTCTGATGGCGCGCTTCCTGTCGGATAGCGGCGTAACGGACAAAATGTTCGAGGCCCTGCGCCATCTCATGGCGCGCGTCTCTGGCGGTCTCGGTCTGGCCGTGGTCTTCATTTCCATCCTGCTGGCGGCTACCACCGGTATTATCGGCGCATCGATCACGGTGATGGGCGTTATGGCGCTGCGTCCGATGCTTCAATATGGCTATGACAAGCGTCTGGCGACCGGCCTGATTGCCTCGTCAGGCTGTCTCGGCATCCTCATTCCGCCGTCGATCATGCTGATTCTAATGGCATCTTATGCGCCAGGCCTTTCGGTCGGTCAGCTTTTTGCAGGCGCGATGCTGCCGGGCGTGCTTCTCGGTTTGATGTATGCGGCCTACGTCACCTTTATTGCCTGGTTCAAGCCGCAATGGGCGCCGCCCGTGACGGAAGAAGAGCAGATCGAACGCGGCGCGCTGTGGCGTATGCTGATCCTCGAGGCGATCCCGCCGCTGGTCCTGATCCTCGGCATCCTCGGGACGTTGCTGGCGGGCGTCGCAACCGCGACCGAAGCAAGCGCGATCGGCGCGTTTCTCGCCCTCCTCATCGTCGTCATGCGGGGCCGCTTCGAATGGTCGAACTTCTTCTCTGCGCTTCGCGAAACGGCCCGCACGAGCGCGATGATCCTCTTCATCGTGGTCGGGGCGACGGCATTTACCGGTGTCTTCAATATCACCGGAGGATTGCGCGCCAGTCAGGAGCTTATTCGTGGCCTTGCAGAAGACCCCTACATGCTCGTGGCGGTCATGCTGGTCGTCGTCTTCATTCTCGGCATGTTCCTCGACTGGACGGGCATTGTGCTGCTGTCCTTCCCGATCTTCCTGCCGCTGGTGAACGAAATGCAGGTCGATCCGCTCTGGTTCGTCGTTCTGACGGCGGTGGTCCTGCAGACGAGCTTTCTTTCGCCGCCCTTTGGCTACGCTCTCTTCTATATGAGGGCGATCGCACCACCGGAGGTCTCGACCGGCGACATCATTCGAGGCGTCGCGCCTTTTATCGGGTTGATCATCCTGATGTGCGCATTGATGATCTTCTTCCCGGGGCTGGTGACCTGGCTGCCCGAGCGCCTTTACGGCGGATGA
- the dctP gene encoding TRAP transporter substrate-binding protein DctP, which yields MKLLKTTTALLALSVATPALAESWTMTTTWPSSLELIEIDKHWAELANELIDDDKLTIEFFEGGSLVPAGEVFGAVESGTVQAGADWPGYWAGRDSAFSPLATTVSLFNAVDYVNWIKEWGGAELYNEVYGKFGMVYLPYGVTNNESGFRTVDKPIKSLEDLQGLRLRLSGLEQGRLLEKLGGNQVSMAGGEIYQSLERGVIDGSEFSTPNVDYSGGFQQVTKYWSTPGWHQSSSVFGVMINKSAWDALDEDTQQKLKVAADATLLWSLSFTERRATEAYKKFQEAGTEINRLDDETLKEVQQMANETIVEAACENPLSAKVYASQISYLQDYALWRDASAPFNLGRTPDGPDLAAIEKCAE from the coding sequence ATGAAGCTATTGAAAACGACGACCGCCCTGCTGGCCCTTTCCGTGGCCACGCCGGCTCTCGCCGAAAGCTGGACGATGACCACCACCTGGCCGTCCAGCCTCGAACTGATCGAGATCGACAAGCACTGGGCCGAACTGGCCAATGAGCTGATCGATGATGACAAGCTGACCATCGAGTTCTTCGAGGGCGGCAGCCTTGTGCCGGCGGGAGAGGTTTTCGGCGCGGTTGAATCGGGCACCGTTCAGGCGGGCGCCGACTGGCCGGGCTATTGGGCAGGCCGCGACAGCGCCTTCTCGCCGCTCGCGACGACAGTTAGCCTCTTCAATGCGGTCGACTACGTCAACTGGATCAAGGAGTGGGGCGGCGCCGAGCTCTACAACGAGGTCTACGGCAAGTTCGGCATGGTCTATCTGCCTTACGGCGTGACCAACAACGAGTCTGGCTTCCGCACCGTCGACAAGCCGATCAAGTCCCTTGAGGACCTGCAGGGTCTGCGTCTGCGCTTGTCCGGTCTTGAGCAGGGCCGGCTTCTGGAGAAGCTCGGCGGCAACCAGGTCAGCATGGCCGGTGGCGAGATCTATCAGTCGCTGGAGCGCGGCGTGATCGATGGTTCCGAGTTCTCGACGCCCAACGTCGACTATTCCGGTGGCTTCCAGCAGGTGACCAAATACTGGTCGACGCCCGGCTGGCATCAGTCCTCCTCGGTCTTCGGTGTGATGATCAACAAATCCGCTTGGGATGCGCTCGACGAAGACACGCAGCAGAAGCTGAAGGTCGCTGCTGACGCCACTCTTCTCTGGAGCCTGTCCTTTACGGAGCGGCGGGCGACCGAAGCCTACAAGAAGTTCCAGGAGGCCGGCACCGAGATCAACCGTCTTGATGACGAGACTCTGAAGGAAGTGCAGCAGATGGCCAACGAAACCATCGTGGAAGCTGCGTGTGAGAACCCGCTTTCGGCGAAGGTGTATGCCAGCCAGATCAGCTATCTTCAGGATTATGCTCTTTGGCGCGACGCGTCGGCCCCGTTCAATCTCGGCCGTACGCCCGATGGCCCTGACCTCGCGGCGATCGAGAAGTGCGCAGAGTAA
- a CDS encoding carbohydrate kinase family protein, whose translation MILCCGEALIDMLPRQTPEGEAVFLPVSGGAVFNTAIALGRLGAPAGFLSGLSRDLFGQQLRRSLDESRVDHSLAVEADRPTTLAFVTLVDGQARYAFYDENTAGRMIRTEDLTAIDENGVDALFFGGISLINEPAATTYEQLMLAAAAQGLPVMIDPNIRANFISDEARYRARLDRMIAASTIVKVSDEDLEWLVGAGDLQDMARSLLDRGPALVIVTQGAEGAWACTRRNAISEPSRKTQVVDTVGAGDTFNAGVLCALYEAGQLSREAINALDSEQLAACLRLGIEAAAITVSRAGANPPWREELPK comes from the coding sequence ATGATATTGTGTTGCGGCGAAGCCCTGATCGACATGCTTCCACGTCAAACGCCCGAAGGCGAAGCTGTCTTTCTGCCGGTCTCTGGCGGTGCGGTCTTCAACACCGCTATCGCGCTCGGACGGCTCGGCGCACCGGCTGGCTTTCTGAGCGGGCTTTCCCGCGACCTGTTCGGCCAGCAACTGCGCCGATCTCTGGATGAGAGCCGGGTCGATCACAGCCTGGCCGTGGAGGCTGACCGGCCAACCACTCTCGCCTTCGTGACGTTGGTCGATGGGCAGGCGCGTTATGCCTTCTACGACGAGAATACGGCCGGGCGCATGATCCGGACGGAGGACCTGACGGCGATAGATGAAAACGGGGTCGATGCGCTCTTTTTCGGCGGGATCTCGCTCATCAACGAACCGGCCGCCACCACCTACGAACAACTGATGCTCGCTGCCGCGGCGCAGGGCCTACCGGTCATGATCGATCCCAATATCAGGGCGAATTTCATCTCCGACGAAGCGCGTTACAGGGCGCGCCTGGACCGTATGATTGCGGCCAGCACCATCGTAAAGGTCTCGGACGAAGACCTCGAATGGCTGGTCGGAGCCGGCGACCTTCAGGACATGGCCCGTTCCCTTCTGGATCGCGGTCCGGCCCTCGTCATCGTCACTCAAGGCGCCGAGGGCGCATGGGCCTGCACGCGGCGAAACGCTATCAGCGAGCCATCACGCAAAACGCAAGTGGTCGATACGGTCGGGGCGGGCGATACGTTCAATGCGGGCGTGTTATGCGCTTTGTACGAGGCGGGGCAGCTTTCACGGGAAGCAATCAATGCACTCGATTCGGAGCAGCTTGCCGCCTGCCTTCGTCTCGGCATCGAAGCGGCCGCAATCACGGTCAGCCGGGCGGGCGCCAATCCCCCCTGGCGTGAAGAACTGCCAAAGTGA
- a CDS encoding ROK family transcriptional regulator — MNRLGIEASTMPVRPVKGSNQSILRAHNERLVLTLLRNHGALSKSQIAKMTGLSAQAAGVIMGHLEAEGFLRRESPRRGRVGQPSVPMSVLAEGAYFLGLKIGRRVTEMVLIDFHGKPVRQVSQPHFCPTPEGTITFALEAVAELLETLDETSRERIAGLGVATPFQLWEWAEQIGAPKETIASWRDQDIGKRLRERFPWPIYLQNDASAACGAELAFARPPEENFLYFFIGSLIGGGVVLNGSLYTGSQGNAGALGSMPVVLADGPGCRTVQLIDVASISSLERKMTDAGVPLAGMRDSTSRWQVPENVLAEWIAEAGEGLAQAILSACAVIDFEAVIIEGGFPSDICARLAASARDRLVTVTHRGIDLPSIRQGAVGANARTLGAASLPLFERFLLSPRTLAASQIGSDS, encoded by the coding sequence ATGAACCGACTGGGAATCGAGGCGAGCACGATGCCGGTTCGGCCCGTCAAAGGCTCCAATCAGTCGATTCTTCGTGCACACAATGAACGTCTCGTGCTGACATTGCTGCGCAACCATGGTGCCCTTTCCAAGTCGCAGATTGCAAAGATGACAGGCCTGTCCGCTCAAGCGGCGGGTGTCATCATGGGTCACCTTGAAGCCGAGGGTTTTTTGAGACGGGAGAGCCCGCGGCGCGGCCGTGTCGGCCAACCCTCCGTTCCGATGAGTGTTCTGGCCGAAGGTGCGTATTTTCTTGGATTGAAGATCGGCCGCCGGGTGACCGAAATGGTGCTGATCGACTTCCACGGAAAGCCGGTCCGTCAGGTTTCGCAGCCGCATTTCTGTCCGACGCCGGAGGGGACGATCACATTCGCGCTGGAGGCTGTTGCAGAACTCCTCGAGACGCTAGACGAGACGAGTCGCGAGCGTATTGCCGGGCTTGGGGTTGCGACACCCTTTCAGCTCTGGGAATGGGCCGAGCAGATCGGCGCACCGAAGGAGACGATCGCCTCCTGGCGCGACCAGGATATTGGAAAACGTTTGCGCGAGCGGTTTCCCTGGCCGATCTACCTGCAGAACGACGCGTCGGCCGCATGCGGGGCGGAACTCGCCTTTGCCCGCCCGCCAGAAGAAAACTTCCTCTATTTCTTCATCGGTTCCCTGATCGGCGGCGGCGTGGTCTTGAATGGTAGTCTCTATACGGGCAGCCAGGGCAATGCGGGCGCTTTGGGCTCCATGCCGGTCGTCCTTGCCGATGGCCCAGGATGCCGCACGGTTCAGTTGATCGACGTCGCTTCCATTTCATCGCTGGAGCGCAAAATGACTGATGCCGGCGTGCCACTCGCCGGTATGCGCGATTCAACGAGCCGGTGGCAGGTACCCGAAAACGTGTTGGCCGAATGGATCGCCGAGGCCGGCGAAGGTTTGGCTCAGGCCATTCTTTCCGCCTGCGCTGTCATCGACTTCGAGGCGGTCATCATCGAGGGAGGTTTTCCCAGCGATATCTGCGCCCGCTTGGCGGCGAGCGCGCGAGACAGACTTGTGACCGTCACCCATCGCGGCATCGACCTGCCCTCCATCCGGCAGGGCGCGGTGGGAGCCAATGCGCGCACGCTGGGCGCAGCCAGTCTGCCGTTGTTCGAACGCTTTCTGCTTTCGCCCCGCACGCTGGCGGCCTCGCAGATCGGATCGGACTCATGA
- a CDS encoding sugar ABC transporter substrate-binding protein, producing the protein MSSTAYRAMLFAGAAMACFALAAPAQAQDKTTACLVTKTDTNPFFVKMKEGAQQKAEELGIELQSYAGRIDGDNQSQVQAIESCIAAGASGILITPSDTKAIVDSVQKARDAGLLVIALDTPLDPVDAADATFATDNFVAGQLIGQWAKAKLGDEAENAKIAMLDLSEAQPTVDVLRDQGFLSGFGIDTVNENVIGDEEDSRVVCNDVTDGNEEGGRRAMENCLQKDPGINVVYTINEPAAAGAYEALKSVGKESDVLIVSVDGGCPGVKNIEDGVIGATSQQYPLLMASKGIEAIAAYAKDGTKPETTEGKNFTDTGVNLVTNEPVDGVESIDVSEGTDRCWG; encoded by the coding sequence ATGAGCTCGACAGCTTATCGTGCAATGCTTTTCGCTGGCGCTGCCATGGCCTGCTTCGCCTTGGCCGCACCGGCACAGGCGCAGGACAAGACCACCGCCTGCCTGGTCACAAAGACGGATACCAACCCTTTCTTCGTGAAGATGAAGGAAGGCGCCCAGCAGAAGGCGGAAGAGTTGGGTATCGAACTGCAGAGCTATGCAGGCCGGATCGATGGCGACAATCAGAGCCAGGTGCAGGCCATCGAAAGCTGCATCGCGGCGGGCGCCTCTGGTATTCTCATCACGCCGTCCGATACCAAGGCTATCGTCGATTCCGTCCAGAAGGCGCGCGATGCCGGACTTCTGGTGATTGCGCTCGATACGCCCCTCGATCCGGTGGACGCAGCCGATGCAACCTTTGCGACCGACAATTTCGTTGCCGGGCAGTTGATCGGTCAGTGGGCCAAGGCCAAGCTCGGAGACGAGGCGGAGAATGCGAAGATCGCCATGCTCGATCTCTCCGAGGCCCAGCCGACCGTTGATGTGCTGCGTGACCAGGGCTTTCTCAGCGGCTTCGGGATCGACACGGTCAATGAAAACGTGATCGGCGATGAAGAAGACAGTCGGGTCGTCTGCAACGATGTCACCGACGGCAATGAAGAAGGTGGCCGGCGGGCCATGGAGAACTGCCTTCAGAAGGATCCAGGCATCAACGTCGTCTATACGATCAATGAGCCGGCCGCGGCGGGCGCTTATGAAGCGTTGAAATCCGTCGGCAAGGAAAGCGACGTCCTGATCGTTTCGGTCGATGGTGGCTGCCCCGGCGTCAAGAATATCGAGGACGGCGTGATCGGCGCCACCAGCCAGCAATATCCGCTTCTGATGGCATCGAAGGGGATCGAGGCGATCGCCGCTTACGCAAAGGACGGCACCAAGCCGGAGACGACCGAGGGCAAAAACTTCACCGATACCGGTGTGAACCTCGTGACCAATGAGCCGGTCGATGGCGTGGAATCCATCGATGTGAGCGAAGGAACCGATCGCTGCTGGGGCTGA
- a CDS encoding ABC transporter permease, with protein MSTSGASRSDDYESVLSGSSKDVASFERKRSWLENVQHLLHSHPSLVPLIVLAASIIIFGLYLGSRFMSAFALTLILQQVAIVGIVGAAQSLVILIAGIELSVGAIMVLSSVVMGQMAMNVGLPAPVAILIGFGVGALCGTINGFLVAWVKLPPFIVTLGTWQIFLATNFLYSANETIRSQAIEQEAPLLQFFGESIHLGGAVLTFGVIAMVLLVLGLAYALNNTAWGRHVYAVGDDADAAELSGVQVKRTILSVYILAGVICAFAGWVLIGRLGSVSPTSGQFTNIESITAVVIGGISLFGGRGSILGMLFGALIVGVFNLGLRIVGTDPQWTYMLIGFLIIGAVAVDQWIRRASA; from the coding sequence ATGAGCACGTCCGGCGCGTCGCGAAGCGACGATTATGAATCCGTATTGTCAGGCTCCAGCAAGGATGTCGCGAGCTTTGAGCGCAAGCGCAGCTGGCTGGAGAACGTCCAGCACCTGCTTCATTCGCATCCCTCGCTCGTTCCGCTGATCGTTCTGGCGGCTTCCATCATCATTTTCGGGCTCTATCTTGGCAGCCGGTTCATGTCGGCGTTCGCGCTGACGCTGATCCTGCAACAGGTCGCGATTGTCGGAATTGTCGGCGCTGCCCAAAGTCTCGTCATTCTGATCGCCGGCATCGAGCTTTCGGTTGGTGCTATCATGGTGCTCTCATCGGTCGTGATGGGGCAGATGGCGATGAATGTCGGCCTGCCGGCGCCCGTGGCGATCCTCATCGGTTTCGGGGTAGGGGCCCTTTGTGGGACGATCAACGGCTTTCTCGTCGCCTGGGTCAAACTGCCGCCCTTTATCGTGACGTTGGGAACCTGGCAGATCTTTTTGGCGACGAATTTCCTCTATTCCGCCAATGAAACGATCCGCAGTCAGGCGATCGAGCAGGAGGCGCCGCTGCTGCAATTCTTTGGCGAGAGCATTCATCTTGGAGGGGCAGTGCTGACCTTCGGCGTGATTGCGATGGTGCTGTTGGTGCTCGGCCTGGCTTATGCGCTCAACAACACGGCATGGGGTCGGCATGTCTATGCCGTCGGCGACGATGCCGACGCTGCCGAGCTGTCGGGCGTTCAGGTCAAGCGAACCATCCTTTCGGTCTACATTCTTGCAGGCGTGATCTGTGCTTTTGCCGGCTGGGTCCTGATCGGCCGGCTTGGATCCGTGTCGCCCACTTCCGGTCAGTTCACCAACATCGAGAGCATCACGGCCGTGGTCATCGGCGGAATCTCGCTGTTCGGCGGGCGTGGCTCTATTCTGGGCATGCTGTTTGGTGCGCTGATCGTCGGGGTCTTCAATCTGGGCCTGCGCATCGTCGGAACGGATCCGCAATGGACGTATATGCTGATCGGTTTTCTCATCATCGGCGCGGTCGCAGTCGACCAGTGGATCAGGAGGGCTTCGGCATGA
- a CDS encoding ATP-binding cassette domain-containing protein — translation MSDNVILSARNLVKRYGRVIAMDNTNFELRRGEVLAVIGDNGAGKSTLIKALSGAVTPDEGEIVLDGKPVHFSSPQDARDHGIETVYQNLALSPALSIADNMFMGREIRKGGVMGTLFRALDKKKMEQVAREKLNDLGLMTIQNINQAVETLSGGQRQGVAVARAAAFGSKVIILDEPTAALGVKESRKVLELIQDVRARGVPIVLISHNMPHVFEVADRIHVHRLGKRLCVIDPKQHSMSDAVAYMTGAKVPEETMAA, via the coding sequence ATGAGCGACAACGTCATTCTTTCGGCGCGCAATCTCGTCAAGCGCTATGGCCGCGTCATCGCGATGGACAATACCAATTTCGAACTGCGTCGCGGTGAGGTGCTTGCGGTGATCGGTGATAACGGCGCCGGCAAGTCGACCCTCATCAAGGCTCTTTCGGGAGCGGTCACGCCCGACGAGGGCGAGATCGTTCTGGATGGCAAGCCGGTCCACTTCTCTTCACCGCAGGATGCGCGCGACCACGGGATCGAGACGGTCTATCAAAATTTGGCGCTATCACCGGCGCTGTCGATTGCCGACAACATGTTCATGGGCCGCGAAATCCGTAAGGGCGGGGTGATGGGAACGCTGTTCCGCGCTCTGGACAAGAAAAAGATGGAGCAAGTCGCCCGCGAGAAACTGAATGACCTCGGCCTGATGACGATCCAGAACATCAATCAGGCGGTGGAGACCCTTTCCGGTGGTCAGCGGCAGGGCGTGGCGGTTGCCCGCGCGGCCGCCTTCGGCTCCAAGGTCATCATTCTGGACGAACCGACGGCCGCACTTGGCGTGAAGGAAAGCCGCAAGGTCCTTGAATTGATTCAGGATGTCAGGGCTCGAGGCGTGCCGATCGTACTTATCAGCCACAACATGCCGCATGTGTTCGAGGTGGCCGATCGCATTCATGTGCACCGTCTCGGAAAACGGCTCTGCGTGATTGATCCCAAGCAGCATTCGATGAGCGACGCCGTCGCCTACATGACAGGGGCAAAGGTCCCGGAAGAAACGATGGCGGCTTAG
- a CDS encoding UTP--glucose-1-phosphate uridylyltransferase — MASDTATNRKLRKAIIPAAGFGSRMLPATKSIPKEMLPVVDRPLIHYIVAEALEAGIEHVVIVTSRQKGEIEDYFDEHFELDRTLREGGKTDLADRIKSDVPGVGSVSFVRQQRAEGLGHAIWSARQIIGDEAFAVLLPDMLKVGEKGCMSVMTQMYDKTGGNIIAVMQCDPAEAHKYGIVSLEGDGPLINAIVEKPEKGTAPSNLYVSGRYILQPEIFNILENLERGAGNEIQLTDAIVKLMDSQEVRACEFEGNVYDCGNPGGYVSANVNVAKRQGIAFDIHD, encoded by the coding sequence ATGGCATCTGACACGGCAACGAATCGAAAACTACGCAAGGCAATCATCCCTGCGGCCGGCTTCGGTTCGCGTATGTTGCCGGCAACCAAGAGCATACCCAAAGAGATGCTCCCCGTGGTCGACCGCCCCCTCATTCATTATATCGTCGCCGAAGCTCTCGAAGCCGGGATCGAACATGTCGTCATCGTCACCTCGCGCCAGAAGGGCGAGATCGAGGACTATTTCGACGAGCATTTCGAACTTGACCGAACCCTGAGAGAGGGCGGCAAGACGGACCTTGCCGATCGCATCAAGTCGGACGTGCCCGGGGTGGGCTCGGTCTCCTTCGTGCGGCAGCAGCGCGCCGAAGGGCTCGGGCATGCGATCTGGAGCGCCAGACAGATCATTGGCGACGAAGCGTTTGCCGTCCTTCTGCCCGACATGCTGAAAGTTGGCGAAAAAGGCTGCATGTCCGTCATGACGCAGATGTATGACAAGACGGGCGGCAACATTATCGCGGTGATGCAATGCGATCCTGCCGAAGCGCACAAATACGGGATCGTGTCACTTGAGGGCGATGGCCCCCTGATCAACGCGATCGTCGAAAAGCCCGAAAAGGGTACAGCACCGTCCAATCTCTACGTCTCGGGGCGCTATATCCTTCAGCCCGAAATCTTCAATATTCTCGAGAATTTGGAGCGCGGAGCGGGCAACGAGATTCAACTGACGGATGCCATCGTCAAGCTGATGGACAGCCAGGAGGTGCGTGCCTGCGAATTCGAGGGCAACGTCTATGATTGCGGCAATCCAGGCGGCTATGTTTCCGCGAACGTCAACGTCGCGAAGCGACAGGGTATCGCATTCGATATCCACGACTGA
- a CDS encoding Crp/Fnr family transcriptional regulator → MSESIGCLAAKLSNYVQLTERDHAHLDILERETQTYQRHQEIVSAGEDLKYLYIVKEGWAYSYVDTRDGRRQIVKLHMPGDLIGFESLPSASVACSVRAASTLVLCPFVPTALNIIFSKAQRLAAILFAMSCRDQEMMVSRLRAIGRMDARERLIQMLLDTINQMRLTEPEISQPLVIPLSQTEIGDYVGLTNVHVSKTLIRLEREGLIARSDGYRVEIVNESAMERIVDYENNHRALDTSWFPEY, encoded by the coding sequence ATGTCCGAATCGATAGGCTGTCTGGCAGCCAAACTTTCGAACTATGTTCAATTGACGGAACGGGACCATGCTCACCTCGACATTCTCGAGCGTGAGACGCAGACGTACCAGCGCCACCAGGAGATCGTTTCCGCAGGCGAGGATCTGAAATACCTCTATATCGTCAAAGAGGGATGGGCCTATTCCTACGTGGATACACGTGACGGCCGGCGGCAAATCGTCAAACTTCACATGCCCGGCGATTTGATCGGTTTCGAGAGCCTCCCATCAGCCTCGGTCGCCTGCAGCGTTCGCGCAGCCAGCACGCTGGTTCTCTGTCCCTTCGTGCCGACAGCCCTGAATATTATCTTCAGTAAGGCGCAGCGTTTGGCGGCGATCCTGTTCGCGATGTCCTGCCGCGACCAGGAAATGATGGTCAGCCGACTTCGTGCGATCGGTCGGATGGATGCCCGTGAGCGGCTCATTCAGATGCTGCTCGATACCATCAACCAGATGCGCCTGACGGAACCGGAAATTTCTCAGCCTCTCGTCATCCCGCTGTCTCAGACGGAAATCGGCGACTATGTCGGCTTGACGAACGTCCACGTTTCCAAGACTCTTATTCGACTTGAGCGGGAAGGGTTGATTGCCCGTTCGGACGGTTATCGGGTGGAGATCGTCAACGAATCCGCGATGGAGCGGATTGTCGATTACGAGAACAATCATCGTGCGTTGGATACGAGCTGGTTCCCCGAGTACTAG
- a CDS encoding response regulator yields MLRGKRFLILEDEPLIALDIATEIEMLGGNVVADLRSVAAAEDVLEKVAFDAAVLDYRLTDGTSREIGQKLHSRGKPFVFCTGGMSGEAAEGALADVTVWQKPCDWSVLLRRFAQEMNTPNQVAI; encoded by the coding sequence ATGTTGAGGGGAAAGCGATTTCTCATTCTGGAAGACGAACCGCTCATCGCGCTCGACATCGCGACGGAGATCGAAATGCTTGGCGGCAATGTCGTCGCGGACCTGCGTTCGGTGGCGGCTGCCGAAGATGTTCTGGAAAAGGTGGCATTTGACGCCGCCGTGCTCGATTACCGATTGACGGATGGTACGAGCCGCGAAATCGGACAGAAGCTGCATTCGCGCGGCAAACCGTTCGTGTTCTGCACGGGTGGGATGAGCGGAGAGGCTGCCGAAGGCGCTCTCGCGGATGTGACGGTCTGGCAGAAACCCTGTGACTGGTCGGTGCTGTTGCGCCGGTTTGCTCAGGAAATGAATACGCCCAATCAGGTTGCCATCTGA